The following coding sequences are from one Capsicum annuum cultivar UCD-10X-F1 chromosome 3, UCD10Xv1.1, whole genome shotgun sequence window:
- the LOC107865977 gene encoding uncharacterized protein LOC107865977 codes for MPRLPPRSSRRDRRRRPIPPRSTTPPPPPQPTQPPASSWLEMGLRGRSVSFTFELVNQQILVHLQDPVYLATIITDGMRAATEAYINYMNATLYDPSHPLYSPMPDNMSPLPPGTELPFYHPEQVLEDDDDDEVRAPTVLYQNTFTLVVDQQVPSSNPDAPSSTQGEQSEEDTTPLPSMELQRGIRPLVYVLNSMKSFIIQEVYTKQYILKCPVRLNKCTLDARVITNPNPKGFGVLLVPTLVPGNDPDEDDNNEEPPKMTLMIWNCRGSEQFDFRKSYRSMLDYHRPGMVLLLETHMTEQKDLAYDFCFTNIADVPAIGRSGGMALVWKKDVVMVDGLSMNNEEIHCTIKVVNPPAE; via the coding sequence ATGCCTCGTCTGCCACCACGCTCATCACGCCGTGACCGTAGACGACGTCCAATCCCACCCCGCTCCACCACCCCACCACCACCGCCACAGCCAACACAACCACCAGCAAGTTCATGGCTGGAGATGGGGCTCCGCGGCCGGTCAGTTAGCTTTACCTTCGAACTTGTCAATCAACAGATACTCGTCCACCTCCAGGACCCCGTGTACCTAGCTACTATTATTACGGATGGCATGCGTGCGGCTACAGAAGCCTATATCAACTACATGAATGCTACTTTATATGACCCATCGCATCCACTTTACAGTCCAATGCCGGATAACATGTCACCGTTACCCCCAGGGACTGAACTCCCTTTCTATCACCCGGAACAAGTACTCGaggacgacgacgacgacgaggTACGTGCTCCCACGGTTCTATACCAGAATACATTCACGCTGGTGGTCGACCAGCAGGTCCCATCTTCCAACCCTGATGCCCCTTCGAGTACTCAGGGCGAACAAAGCGAAGAGGACACAACTCCTCTTCCATCGATGGAACTCCAACGTGGGATTCGCCCACTGGTTTATGTACTCAATTCCATGAAGTCCTTCATCATACAGGAGGTGTACACAAAACAGTACATACTCAAGTGCCCAGTGCGACTCAACAAGTGCACCTtggatgctagagtgataacaaACCCTAATCCCAAAGGATTTGGGGTCCTTTTGGTACCAACACTGGTGCCAGGGAACGATCCAGACGAGGATGACAACAATGAAGAGCCCCCAAAGATGACTCTCATGATATGGAACTGCCGTGGCTCTGAACAATTCGATTTTCGTAAGAGTTACCGCTCTATGCTTGATTACCATCGCCCAGGCATGGTTCTACTACTGGAAACTCACATGACGGAGCAAAAGGATTTAGCTTATGACTTTTGCTTCACGAACATAGCAGATGTACCGGCTATTGGTCGCTCGGGAGGAATGGCGTTAGTCTGGAAGAAAGATGTTGTTATGGTGGATGGACTCTcaatgaataatgaagaaatacATTGCACAATTAAG